One region of Termitidicoccus mucosus genomic DNA includes:
- a CDS encoding LacI family DNA-binding transcriptional regulator — MNPDRVTMLDVARKAGVARSTVSRALRNDPAIPQKRCAEIKTIAEKLGYAPHPMVATLMSQLHSRRRRSDPFCIAWIDLWPRGSAAVSVPYWDTHLAGARQRAAELGYGVEVWQPEADGVSPARLRQILAARDQWGIIFPPVPETAIRYDFDLRGFSAVTIGTSLQAPAMHRVSHNHFQGIQLACDRLRAKGYERIGFVSSLAGNARINGKWLAAFLERQLHWPATHRIRPLMVKTGRDGREAVKRWLCEKRPDVIVCGDQQAAAWLGTHRRFPRVVWLTLGGNNNKLWGINQLPEVVGRAAVELAVGQIHRNERGSQTPTHNLLIDGTWVED; from the coding sequence ATGAACCCTGATCGCGTCACCATGCTTGATGTCGCCCGCAAGGCCGGGGTCGCGCGGTCAACCGTCTCCCGCGCGCTGCGCAATGACCCGGCGATTCCGCAAAAACGCTGCGCCGAGATCAAGACGATCGCCGAAAAACTCGGCTACGCGCCGCATCCCATGGTCGCGACGCTCATGTCCCAGTTGCACTCGCGCCGGCGGCGGTCCGACCCGTTTTGCATCGCGTGGATTGACCTTTGGCCGCGCGGCAGTGCGGCGGTGAGCGTGCCGTATTGGGACACGCACCTCGCCGGCGCGCGCCAGCGCGCGGCGGAACTGGGCTACGGCGTGGAGGTGTGGCAGCCGGAGGCCGATGGCGTCTCCCCCGCGCGTCTGCGGCAGATCCTCGCCGCCCGCGACCAGTGGGGCATCATCTTCCCGCCGGTGCCCGAGACGGCGATAAGGTATGACTTCGACCTGCGCGGCTTCTCCGCCGTCACCATCGGTACGAGTCTGCAAGCCCCAGCGATGCACCGCGTCTCCCACAATCATTTCCAGGGCATCCAACTGGCGTGCGACCGGCTGCGGGCGAAAGGTTACGAGCGCATTGGCTTTGTCAGCAGCCTGGCGGGCAACGCGCGCATCAACGGCAAGTGGCTGGCGGCCTTTTTGGAGCGGCAGCTTCACTGGCCGGCGACGCACCGCATCCGCCCACTCATGGTGAAAACCGGCCGCGACGGACGCGAGGCGGTCAAACGCTGGCTGTGCGAGAAGCGCCCGGATGTGATCGTCTGCGGCGACCAACAGGCCGCCGCGTGGCTCGGCACCCACCGTCGGTTCCCCCGTGTCGTCTGGCTCACGCTGGGCGGCAACAATAATAAACTATGGGGCATCAACCAGCTCCCCGAGGTTGTGGGCCGCGCTGCGGTGGAGCTGGCGGTGGGCCAAATCCACCGCAACGAACGCGGCAGCCAGACACCTACCCACAACCTGCTCATTGACGGCACTTGGGTCGAAGACTGA
- a CDS encoding ATP-binding protein, translating into MKEENPDVLLAGLTVDDIKQGVSKLRNRVIGRVFKELGYIEQCGSGIQRVIADCRQAGLPAPVFRKWRFRFPVTVSL; encoded by the coding sequence TTGAAAGAGGAGAATCCCGACGTGCTTTTGGCCGGGCTGACGGTTGACGACATCAAACAGGGAGTCTCCAAGCTGCGCAATCGCGTCATCGGGCGTGTCTTCAAGGAGCTTGGCTACATCGAACAGTGCGGCAGCGGTATCCAGCGCGTCATTGCTGATTGTCGTCAGGCTGGCTTGCCCGCGCCTGTTTTCAGGAAATGGCGGTTCCGCTTCCCTGTCACTGTCTCGCTCTAA
- a CDS encoding TonB-dependent siderophore receptor, producing MHGQQAPRPAPSAAAGADDENSEVVVLPEFAVRTSAKDTSMRAEETLGAMRINTLLVESPITVTVLKPEFLEAFSLSQEHEQAAFIAGGNAITEWQTGAATPSLRGFGANFYRNGFQRWGYNTTVNIERVEFVKGPLAATFGRSSPGGIINYITKRAQRKPAYGFYHNTGTYYQNTEMSATGPVAKNLFYRTDFQYMKIGGPQDFFFHRTWAASASFTWQISKNTVWMFDFEQKVQTLNRGHAGLIMRWTGANQVMSPVTGAWNTGQVTGGRLISYSYFNARGPDEYNHRKISTFDTRFEHRFSRYLSLRINGQYYFGNYERWGWGTNEPTNIPVYNMITGILPGRRPYYENHDPRTFAGQADLLSEFKIGPTSHKLLLTMDVSDARDKLPDWTMSAENLAALPDTILNLRVANPDWGGFDRSLVTELFHDRRVRYEDIGFLLSERMELLRGRVLLYASLRHDDFRARYDDYMEPSKTGSLNKNMFNETYGGVVHIIPGKLIAFANRSTSFTASTTYDRGTGKLQDPVTSRGIEAGARGEILKDPGSRRALYWSASAYQIDRKIAQRNPYYSDDDSDYDGSMPEYLNNGIERVNGVEVEFFGDITRQFSMSLTYTKLDAFVKDYPEEPEREGVPLLYVPKTSLSSTLRYEVTEGPMRGFAVGFTMRHNSEYFARYGTFGSQVTGVDSITQNGGITGNLRVKNKNGDPYGPNNAIEEVRPAITLFDIFAEYVFCTGKYRHTVGVNIKNLTDAVWYNSSGQLNAGCQIQVRYRLRF from the coding sequence GTGCACGGGCAACAGGCGCCGCGCCCGGCGCCATCCGCTGCCGCTGGTGCCGACGATGAAAACTCCGAGGTCGTCGTGCTGCCGGAGTTTGCCGTGCGCACCTCGGCGAAGGACACCAGCATGAGGGCCGAGGAGACGCTCGGTGCGATGCGCATCAACACGCTGCTCGTCGAGTCGCCCATCACCGTGACGGTGCTCAAGCCGGAGTTTCTGGAGGCGTTCTCGCTCAGCCAGGAACACGAGCAGGCGGCGTTCATCGCAGGGGGCAACGCGATCACCGAGTGGCAGACTGGCGCCGCCACCCCGAGCCTGCGCGGTTTCGGCGCGAATTTTTATCGCAACGGGTTCCAGCGATGGGGCTACAACACTACCGTAAACATCGAGCGTGTTGAATTCGTGAAAGGCCCGCTCGCAGCCACATTCGGACGCTCGTCGCCGGGCGGCATAATCAATTACATTACCAAGCGCGCACAGCGTAAACCGGCCTACGGTTTTTACCACAACACCGGCACCTATTATCAGAACACCGAGATGAGCGCCACCGGCCCGGTGGCCAAAAACTTGTTTTACCGCACCGACTTCCAATACATGAAAATCGGGGGGCCGCAGGACTTTTTCTTTCATCGCACATGGGCCGCATCCGCGTCCTTCACTTGGCAAATTAGCAAGAACACGGTGTGGATGTTTGATTTCGAGCAAAAAGTCCAGACACTGAACCGCGGACACGCCGGCCTCATCATGCGCTGGACGGGAGCGAATCAAGTCATGTCTCCCGTCACTGGCGCGTGGAATACGGGACAGGTGACGGGCGGGCGGCTCATCAGCTACTCCTATTTTAATGCCCGCGGGCCGGACGAATACAATCACCGGAAAATCTCGACTTTTGACACGCGTTTCGAGCACCGCTTCAGCCGCTACCTCAGCCTGCGCATTAACGGCCAGTATTATTTCGGTAACTACGAGCGCTGGGGATGGGGGACCAACGAACCAACCAACATCCCGGTGTATAACATGATCACCGGCATCCTTCCGGGCCGCAGGCCATATTACGAAAACCATGATCCACGCACTTTCGCCGGCCAGGCCGACCTGCTCTCCGAGTTCAAAATTGGCCCCACCTCTCACAAACTCCTCCTTACGATGGACGTTTCCGACGCGCGCGACAAGTTGCCCGACTGGACAATGTCGGCGGAAAACTTGGCCGCGCTTCCCGACACCATCCTCAACCTCCGCGTCGCCAATCCCGATTGGGGCGGTTTTGACCGCTCGCTCGTCACCGAACTGTTCCACGACCGGCGCGTGCGTTACGAGGACATAGGTTTTCTTCTGAGCGAGCGCATGGAGTTGTTGCGCGGGCGGGTGCTGCTCTATGCCTCGCTGCGCCACGACGATTTCCGGGCGCGCTACGACGACTACATGGAGCCTTCGAAAACGGGCAGCCTAAACAAAAACATGTTCAATGAAACTTACGGGGGTGTTGTGCACATCATTCCCGGGAAGCTCATTGCCTTTGCCAACCGCAGCACCTCCTTCACGGCGAGCACGACCTACGACCGCGGCACCGGCAAATTGCAAGACCCCGTCACCTCGCGTGGCATCGAAGCCGGCGCGCGCGGAGAAATCCTCAAGGATCCCGGCAGCAGGCGCGCCCTCTACTGGTCGGCGTCGGCTTACCAAATAGACCGGAAAATCGCCCAACGTAATCCGTATTACAGCGACGATGACAGTGACTACGATGGCAGCATGCCTGAATACCTCAACAATGGCATTGAGCGCGTGAATGGCGTCGAGGTTGAGTTTTTTGGCGACATCACGAGGCAATTTTCCATGAGCCTCACTTACACCAAACTCGATGCCTTCGTTAAGGACTATCCCGAGGAACCCGAACGAGAGGGTGTGCCCCTTCTTTACGTCCCGAAGACCAGCCTGAGCAGCACCCTCCGTTACGAAGTCACCGAGGGCCCGATGCGCGGATTTGCCGTCGGCTTCACGATGCGCCACAATAGCGAATACTTCGCCCGCTACGGCACCTTCGGCTCGCAAGTCACCGGCGTTGACAGCATAACTCAAAATGGCGGCATAACCGGCAATCTGCGCGTCAAAAACAAGAACGGCGATCCCTACGGCCCCAATAATGCCATTGAGGAAGTACGCCCGGCGATCACGCTCTTTGATATTTTTGCCGAGTATGTATTCTGCACCGGTAAATACCGGCATACAGTCGGCGTGAACATTAAAAACCTGACCGATGCTGTCTGGTATAACAGCAGCGGCCAACTCAACGCTGGATGCCAGATTCAGGTCCGCTATCGCCTGCGTTTCTAA
- a CDS encoding SOS response-associated peptidase yields the protein MCGRYTLRDPAGVARALSRLGADMPDDEYEQEWRPRYNVAPTQSMPVICRGSRGNRQIETSLMRWGITLRPAGEEKQRLLINARAESAWQKPSFRASLQYRRCIIPADGFFEWRRVAGTGAKAEGEPYFIRRRDDMPMWLAGFFEEPAGEGGDSAFVIMTTGPNAVMAAIHDRMPVILAEDSARAWLGAVADAASATGAVLPRLCVPWQPDDLVATAVGPAVNNTRNDHAGCLVPSAEAARHGDGQGLLALD from the coding sequence ATGTGCGGACGTTACACTTTGCGCGATCCGGCTGGTGTGGCCCGGGCTTTGTCGCGCTTGGGCGCGGATATGCCGGACGACGAGTATGAACAAGAATGGCGGCCGCGCTATAATGTCGCGCCGACGCAGTCCATGCCCGTCATTTGCCGCGGGTCGCGAGGCAATCGGCAAATCGAAACATCGCTGATGCGCTGGGGCATCACGCTGCGCCCGGCGGGCGAGGAAAAACAGCGTCTGCTCATTAACGCGCGCGCCGAGTCCGCCTGGCAAAAACCTTCCTTCCGCGCCAGTTTGCAATATCGCCGCTGCATCATCCCGGCGGATGGTTTTTTCGAATGGCGGCGCGTCGCAGGGACCGGGGCAAAGGCGGAAGGCGAACCGTATTTCATCCGTCGGCGCGACGACATGCCAATGTGGCTGGCGGGCTTTTTCGAGGAGCCGGCGGGGGAAGGCGGCGACTCTGCCTTCGTCATCATGACGACCGGGCCAAATGCCGTGATGGCGGCCATCCATGATCGCATGCCGGTCATCCTGGCGGAGGATTCCGCGCGCGCATGGCTCGGCGCCGTCGCGGACGCCGCCAGCGCCACTGGCGCCGTGCTGCCGCGGCTGTGTGTGCCGTGGCAGCCGGACGACCTTGTGGCCACCGCCGTCGGGCCGGCGGTCAATAATACCAGAAACGATCATGCCGGCTGCCTTGTCCCGTCCGCAGAGGCGGCGCGGCACGGCGATGGCCAGGGTTTGCTGGCGCTTGATTGA